The Lolium rigidum isolate FL_2022 chromosome 1, APGP_CSIRO_Lrig_0.1, whole genome shotgun sequence region GCAATCGCGCTTGCGGTGTTCTTCACAGCCCACGCCACCGCGCAACGCCGTCGCTTCTGTCTCGCTGCCACCGGACGCCATCTTTGACATCCTCTCATGGCTGCCGTTGAAGTCCCTGTGCCGCTTCTGTTGCGTGTCCAGGGAGTGGCGCGCCCTCATCTCCGACCCAGCCTTCATCGCAGCGCACAAGGCTCGCTCCGAGCCTCTCATCGCTGCCAACTCCTTCAGCGAGCCAACGACTCTACGGCTCATTGACATGGACGGCAATGTTGTGAAGGTGATCAAAACCAAGGATCATATTTTTAGTTTTATCTGCGCAAGCTCAGATAACATCATATGTGTCCTCGGCCATTCCTTGCTACAAGCTAGAGTGATTATCCTCGCAACAGGAGATATATTGGTGGCCAGCATTAGAGGTACCTTCATAGGTTTCGGCCGTGCTACCCCGTCTGGTGTCTACAAGATGGTTTGCATCAGTACCCgctgctgtaggatcctcaccatTGGAGATGGTGTGGGGTGGAGGCAAAAGCAATCCCCCCCACCCAAAGGTATCTCCTATCATAGTAATCCTGTCACGGTCAATGGCGTGTTATACTTCGCATCGCAGATACATGGGGATAGTGTACTCTGCTTTGACCTTGAGAGTGAGGAGTGGAAAAGGGGGATTAGAGGCCCGCCCAATGTGGAGCTGAGCGGTGTTACATCACTTTGGGCGAGCTAAACAGCACCCTATGTATGATGCAACCAGAGGTTGACAATGGATTCACAATCATATGGCTCCTAACTAATGCCGACAAGGGCACGTGGTTCAAGCTGTACACGATCCCCTTGGACCCATCTACATACGATCGTATGATACCTTTGAGGATGTTACTTGATGGTGGGAAACTGCTCTTCTACGTCACAGATGATTCCATGAAATTACCGGTGCTGCAAATCTTTGACCCACAACATAGGACATGCTCGGACGCGCCCAAGATTCTAGCAGGTGACCATGGCGGAAGTATCAGCCTTTGCAGCTTGCGCTAGGAGGGTTTTATCTATATTTAAATTCTTAGGCATTTCCCCCGCTATGTAGGCAGCAGGACAAAGACCGGTTAGACAACAACATGCATGAGGATCTCCTAGTGGCTACCCGTTAATTTTCATTCTCACATAGAGTTGTATCGTTACCTGTTTTAATTCCAGTTGGGCATGTTTGTGCTGTGCTTATTTTCTTGACTTGCAATTGAACCTTATTGATGTGGTTGTTTTATTTACGAAGTGCAGTGAAATCCTGTTTCGAGAAAACTACCCAGCCAGGATCTACTGCCCAAAATGCTCTATGTTCtgtaattttttattttgaaaagtttGATGCGGTCAAACAAAATTCTTAAGCTCTCTATTAAAGAAAATGGAGTATGCAGTTTTCCTTGAACGAAAATGCTTCACACACGACAATTTTTGTCCGATCAGTGTACGACGGTCCGTTCTCCTCGTGCTAAACCTCTTCCCTTGCACAAGTCCAGTTCAGATCCAAACCGCGCTACTGCTCAGCCTAGTAAAATACCCTTGGCTCCGAAACATATACTAAGGACATCTCCAACGAAGAGACACAAACAGACGCTGAGCAATCTTTTACGTACGCATGATCGAAAACTGCGTCTGAGACCAGGCCCAGCGGCGTGACGCATAGTAACCGGGCTgtctgcggagacgcaaaccttacccaaatatgcgtctctgcggacgctgcagaCGCGTCGAGTGCCCGCTCGTGTCTGGCggatgtttcgtcgggcccgcctggcagcagcccatgctcgatgcgtcttctcaggcgcgtcAATACTGACGCCGAGGCGTCCCTTCGGCAGTCTTCAACACGTTAATAGCGATGTCTCGCGTGCTTCTGCGACACGCCGACAACATGGAGGCTGCATTGCTGGCGGAGAGAGCTCGTTGGGACGCTGCCATGTCGGAGGGCCAGGCGCGCTAGGGTTGGGAGGAGGGGCTCCATGACCGTGATAGGCGTAAGATCATGTCCATGGCCAGTTTCCCATTAGGAGCTCGAGGTTTGGGACTTGCGTCGGGTTCCCGACGATACCAGGCCCTCTAGCCACGACGACGGATAGGAGGCCGCTCGATGCGACTCAGATGGCCACCCTAACCAGTTTTTTTTTAATCAATGACGGGCGGGCGCGAGGCAAAAGCGGGAGTACACTTCGACGGCCACGGTTCGTTTACATATTATAAGTTTTAGaaaaaattgaattaaaattttacAGGTATACTATATTAATACTTACTCGTGCCAATTCTCAAGTGAAAATATGACcatatgtggcctacacaaaaaaaaggaaaataataaaatttgtatttctttcaacagtATCAAAATAACATGTACATGCAAATATTTATTTtacattttttaaaactttaaataaactttttttaaaaatttaaataaaCCGGTGCGTCTACACCTATTTTTTACTACTAGCTATTTCAGGAAAGCCTATAACTATttaagatactccctccgtccataaatagatgccaaaaatttatttaaatttggatgtatctatacactaaatcatatctagatacattcaaatttagataaacttttggcatctatttatggacagaggtagtatatgtTTACATGCGCGTCACTCAGTGGAGAGGGTCTATCTTGATGGGAACATAGACCAGGTTTTCTCTTCCCAATCCTAAGTCACACTTCCAGCCCAAAGCCAAACCGATCGTGTGGTAAGTTGGATCGTACAGAAATCGAATAAAATTTGTCGTGTGTGTAGCAGCACTCTTCCTTGAAACCTGAAGATTAACAAGAGGGTTGCGTACATGTAGTACAGACTCAGCTTTCTGGGTCCCGATCCGAGTAACAGTGCAGCCACATATGATCGTACGAATATCGTACGTATAGCAGGACTCCCATCCGAATCAGATCTGGGTCCCGATCGTGTATTAAATACCAAGATCTCTTTTTCTTTTGGCGCGATTATATATACAGTAGTACCAAGATCGTTTCCCCTGATCGTGTATCCCCGAGGCGTAGCCGTCCACGGTTTCACACCCCGGGTGGGGATCGCCAtcgcagcgccgtcgtcgccaccgcgCAGCGCCCATGGGGATGATGCTATCGCGCTTGCGGTGTTCTTCCCAGCCCACGCCACCATGCAGCGCCGTCGCTTCTGTCTCGCTGCCACCCGACGCCATCTTTGACATCCTCTCATGGCTGCCGTTGAAGTCCCTGTGCCGCTTCCGTTGCGTGTCCAGGGAGTGGCGCGCCCTCATCTCCGACCCAGCCTTCATCGCAGCGCACAAGGCTCGCTCCGAGCCTCTCATCGCTACCAAATCTTTCAGCGAGCCAACGACTCTACGGCTCACTGACATGGACGGCAATGTTGCGAAGCTGATCAATACCAGGGACCATATCTACAAATTTGTCTGCACAAGCTCAGATAACATCATATGTGCCGCCGGCTATTTCTTCCAACAAGCGACAGTGATTAACATTGCAACAGGAGAGATATTTGTGACCAGCATTAAAGGTACCTTTATGGGATTCGGCCGTGCTACCCCATCCGGTGTCTACAAGATGGTTTGCATCCATCCCCGCTCCTCTAGCATCCTCACCATTGGAGATGGCGCGGGGTGGAGGCAAAAGCAATTCCCACCACCCAAGGGCATCTCTTATCATAGCAGCCCTATCGCGGTCAACGGTATGTTATACTTCGCATCACAATTACATGGGGATAGTGTACTCTGCTTTGACCTTGAGAGCGAGGAGTGGAAAAGGGGGATTAAAGGCCCACCCGGTGTAGAACCTAAGCCGTGTCACATCACTTTGGGCGAGCTAAACAGCACCCTATGTATGATGCAACCAGAGGTCGACAATGGATTCACAACTATATGGCTCCTAACTAATGCCGACAAGGGCACATGGTTCAAGCTGTACACGATCCCCTTGGACCCATCTACATACGATCGTATGATACCTTTGAGGATGTTACTTGATGGTGGGAAACTGCTCTTCTACGTCACATATGATTCCATGAAATTACCGATGCTGCAAATCTTCGACCCACAACATAGGACATGCTCGGACGCACCCAAGATTCTAGCAGGTAAGCACGGCAGAAGTATCGGCCTTTGCAGCTTGCGCTAGGAGGGTTTTTATCTATATTTAAGTTCTTAGGCATTTCACCCGCTATGTAGGCAGCAGGATAAAGATCGGTTAGACAGCAGCATGCATGAGGATCTCCTAGTGGCTGCCCGTTAAGTTTCATTCTCACATAGAGTTGTATCGGTACCTGTTTTAATTTCAGTTGGGCTTGTTTGTGCTGTTGCCCCAGCGAAATCTGCTTATTTTGTTGACTTGCAATTGAACCTTATATGGATGTGGTTGTTTTATTTATGAAGTGCAGTGAAATCCTGTTTCGAGAAAACTACCCAGCCAGGATCTACTGCCCAAAATACTCTTATGTTCTGTAAttctttattttgcaaagtttgaTGCGTCAAACAAAATTATTAACCTTCTCGATTAAAGAAAAATGGAGTATGCATAACTTCTCCTTGAAACCTGAAGATTAGCAAGAGGGTCGTGTACACATAGTACAGACTCAGCTTTCGGGGTGTAATATCCTAGAGACAACCTGAAGCTAGTATATGTGATTAAGTGATTGACTAAATGCCGTTGACTATGTGCTCATTCACTCTCTTATATGTCGTTCGACTGCTGTAGTCATGTCTGCAGCCTTTAAATATGGAAGAAAATATTCCTGGAATTTTTGTGCTTTAAGAAACCTGACGCTCTCAGGTCTCAACTCTCGACTCAAGTTTGAGTACATTGATATGAAACCGGACACTCTGAAAGTTCTCGAGGAGTTAATGTTGTTTGCGTACATCAGGTTTGCATGGTGCATATATTTGAAGAGTGGTTGTATGCATCATGTTCTATTGACAGTGATTGGAGAGAATGCCAACAAATGGgctatatatactgctatatatacTCATTTCACAAGAAACTAAATCGTGACAGTTTATTCAGAATTTGGCAGGAATTCCCCGAGGCGATCATGCGGCTGCACGGTGAGGTAGCAGAGGTCACTCTGCAGTGTTCCTCCTAAGGCGGGAGTCAGCGTCGCGGGGGTCACTTGAATTATTTAGCAGATGACGAGTATTGAGTCTGATCTGCTGTAATTAGCCATCATCCATTTAGAAAGGTTGGTCTCTGCATTCTAAATCTTCCCCAGCATATGATTTTTTTTCCTGATCACCAATACGCGCTCTGTTCACTGCACTACTACTAACCAAATAGTGTGCTTGGCTGCTTGCTAATGCTAATTTCGATGCTTCAGAAAAACAGAGTAGATTGCtgcggtaagagcatctccaccggcgcccccgatagcaatttgggggccgggagccaaaatgggctcgcaccggcgcgtcccaaatggagccggcgatttttggagcctaatagaagcgccggcaaccccgtgccggccccttcgccaagaacacgaatcgggcgcgccggcgcctcgcagggctgaaaattttgggcgtgggagccgcctgtcagccacacaacaacaaaatatacatcttctcccTCAAAACCCCgttcccctccgccgctcatttctcccgccagccgctccatctcccatccagcctccaacccgaaaaatcctcgccgccgcgccatggcACCAAAAAGAAAGGCTCCGGTGAAGGCAGCGAAGACGCCGACGAAGGCACCGCCGAAGACGCgcaccgtcgcgccgaaggagaagtcggcgaccatgtcgcaggaggaCTGGGAGACGGACATGgacctctgatgacccacaagtataggggatcgcaacagtctttgagggaagtaaaacccaatttattgattcgacacaaggggagccaaagaatatttgtaagacttaacagcagagttgtcaattcagctgcacctagaaacagacttgctcgcaagagtttatcagtagcaacagttttatagcattagcagtagtgaaatataagcaacagtgtaacaaagacagcaatagtgattatagtaaacaacagaattaaaatattgtaggcacatggatggatgaatgggcgctgcatggatgagagaactcatgtaacaatcaagttagggcatttgcagatagtaataaaacagtatccaagtactaaacaaccataggcatgtgttccgtatatagtcgtacgtgctcgcaatgagaaacttgcacaacaccttttgtcctaccagctggtggcagccgggcctctagggaatctactggtaattaacgtactccttttaatagagcaccggagcaaagcattaacactccgtgaacacatgtgatcctcatatcacagtcttcccctccggttgtcccaatttctgtcactttggggcctcgtgttccggacaacaatatgtgtatacaacttgcaggtaagatcataaagcaatgaatatcatcatgaattgataacatgttcagatctgaaatcatggcactcgggccctagtgacaagcattaagcataacaagttgcaacaatatcataaaagtaccaactacggatactaggcactatgccctaacaatcttatgctattaaatgaccaatctcatccaatccctaccatccccttcagcctacagcgggggaattactcactcatggatgggggaaacatggatggtcgatggagaggcgtcggcggtgatgatggcaacgatctcctccaattccccgtcccggtggagtgccagaacggagtttctggtctcgatacggagtttcgcgatggcggcggagttctggatgtcttctggcaaattggtcgaaccccctcgcgtttttaggtcagagggcttaagtagtcgaaaggggagcgtcggaggctggccgaggcgccgccaccataggccggcgcggcccaggggcccaccgcgccgcctggtggtgtgggctcctcgtggcccccctccatctcatcttctggctcc contains the following coding sequences:
- the LOC124662939 gene encoding putative F-box/kelch-repeat protein At1g12870, producing the protein MGMMLSRLRCSSQPTPPCSAVASVSLPPDAIFDILSWLPLKSLCRFRCVSREWRALISDPAFIAAHKARSEPLIATKSFSEPTTLRLTDMDGNVAKLINTRDHIYKFVCTSSDNIICAAGYFFQQATVINIATGEIFVTSIKGTFMGFGRATPSGVYKMVCIHPRSSSILTIGDGAGWRQKQFPPPKGISYHSSPIAVNGMLYFASQLHGDSVLCFDLESEEWKRGIKGPPGVEPKPCHITLGELNSTLCMMQPEVDNGFTTIWLLTNADKGTWFKLYTIPLDPSTYDRMIPLRMLLDGGKLLFYVTYDSMKLPMLQIFDPQHRTCSDAPKILAGSRTKTG